Proteins from one Planctomyces sp. SH-PL62 genomic window:
- a CDS encoding sigma-70 family RNA polymerase sigma factor, giving the protein MSASRWRTGREVERLLRDGVDQPGGDARLLHRFLAERDESAFGAIVDRHGPMVLALCRRYLRDPADVDDAFQATFLVLVRKGGRLRDGAALSCWLHGVARRVAVRARADLLKRRAREGSPARLDAAVASPARGGDDAFEALHRELARLPEKYRAPLVLCHLEGRTYDQAAAELGWPPGTVRSRTARARALLQGRLTRLGVDAPACLALAKADPAAPLVPSSLVAATVDAAGRFVGPASSLATSAPWPAAALAQGVIATMFPSPWKLLGFAGVSVGLAAGAVAVAAGSLAPAAQDGAPEPQPPTAKPADPPAPIPVELRIDALEAKLDRIAEMLAKPATPLPARIVRQPRADVASTDDQAAPGPRSLREIEARLINGYQSRQLRQTLFERALISWDEVEAVVQQVRILLGRLLDMQDEYESAQRALEAAKKEVDELDQVRAVRWAQLKAVRGESYKTIEEQGEKVAAASRAIQEAEDRLASARRDVATLQRELRPLEEQSGTVRKLIAWTKEHFPDAKLTIEDLP; this is encoded by the coding sequence ATGTCGGCATCGCGATGGCGGACGGGGCGGGAGGTCGAGCGGCTGCTCCGGGACGGCGTGGACCAGCCCGGGGGGGACGCGCGGCTCTTGCATCGGTTCCTGGCGGAGCGGGACGAGTCCGCCTTCGGGGCGATCGTCGACCGCCACGGGCCGATGGTGCTGGCGCTTTGCCGTCGGTATCTCCGCGACCCGGCCGACGTGGACGACGCGTTCCAGGCCACGTTCCTGGTCCTGGTCCGCAAGGGGGGACGCCTGCGAGACGGCGCCGCCCTCTCCTGCTGGCTCCACGGCGTGGCCCGCCGGGTGGCGGTCCGGGCGCGGGCCGACCTGCTGAAGCGTCGGGCCCGCGAGGGGAGCCCGGCGCGGCTCGACGCGGCCGTCGCCTCGCCCGCGCGGGGGGGCGACGACGCGTTCGAAGCCCTGCATCGCGAGCTGGCCCGGCTGCCGGAGAAATACCGCGCCCCGCTGGTCCTCTGCCACCTGGAGGGTCGGACGTACGACCAGGCCGCCGCCGAGCTGGGCTGGCCCCCGGGCACGGTCCGGAGTCGGACGGCCAGGGCCCGCGCGCTGCTGCAAGGCCGCCTGACCCGGCTCGGCGTCGACGCCCCCGCGTGCCTCGCGCTGGCGAAGGCGGACCCCGCCGCCCCCCTCGTCCCGTCGTCGCTCGTCGCGGCGACGGTCGACGCCGCCGGCCGATTCGTCGGCCCGGCCTCGTCCCTCGCGACGTCAGCCCCCTGGCCCGCCGCGGCTCTGGCCCAAGGAGTGATCGCGACCATGTTCCCATCCCCGTGGAAGCTGCTCGGATTCGCGGGCGTCTCCGTCGGCCTGGCCGCCGGCGCGGTCGCCGTCGCCGCCGGTTCGCTCGCCCCGGCCGCCCAGGACGGAGCCCCGGAGCCCCAGCCCCCCACCGCGAAGCCCGCCGACCCGCCCGCCCCGATCCCGGTCGAACTGCGGATCGACGCGCTGGAGGCGAAGCTCGACCGGATCGCGGAGATGCTGGCGAAGCCAGCCACCCCCCTGCCCGCGAGGATCGTCCGACAGCCCCGGGCCGACGTCGCCTCGACGGACGATCAGGCCGCGCCCGGCCCGAGGAGCCTGCGCGAGATCGAGGCCCGACTCATCAACGGCTATCAGAGCCGCCAGCTCCGGCAGACCCTCTTCGAGCGAGCCCTCATCTCCTGGGACGAAGTGGAGGCCGTCGTCCAGCAGGTCCGCATCCTCCTGGGCCGGCTGCTGGACATGCAAGACGAGTACGAGTCGGCGCAGAGGGCCCTCGAAGCCGCGAAAAAGGAGGTCGACGAGCTGGATCAGGTGCGCGCGGTCCGCTGGGCCCAGCTCAAGGCCGTCAGGGGGGAGTCCTACAAGACGATCGAGGAGCAGGGTGAAAAGGTGGCCGCCGCATCTCGGGCCATCCAGGAGGCGGAAGACCGGCTCGCATCCGCGAGGCGGGACGTTGCGACGCTGCAACGCGAACTCCGACCGCTCGAGGAGCAATCGGGGACGGTGAGGAAGCTGATCGCCTGGACGAAGGAGCATTTCCCGGACGCGAAGTTGACCATAGAGGACCTTCCGTGA
- a CDS encoding PVC-type heme-binding CxxCH protein, which produces MESTRHFRERRRPGAWGLALAMAAGWALSASASAVFAADGRDGRLPDPNLDLPKGSHISVIGNTLADRMQHTGWLEAIIHGRFPAHHLTIRNLAFSGDELTTRLRSAAFGTPDEWLTKNQTDVVCAFFGYNESYGNLAQFRTDLDAFIKHTREQKYNGRTAPKLVLFSPIAFEDRHDPSLPDGKDVNLRLERLTAVMRDLAEARDVRFIDLFQPSRKLYEDAKTPLTINGLHLTSEGDRLVAEVVERALFGSNKKQDAERFAKLRQAVLDKSDIWFNRYRTVDGYSIYGGRADLAFVENQTNRVVAQREMEVLDVMTANRDERIWAIAEGGDKQVDDSNTPPFIPVVTNKPGEGPNGEHLFLSGEEAITKMTPGKDLKVNLFASEETFPDLANPMQMTFDARGRLWVACWVTYPHWKPKSPRNDKILILEDTDGDGKADKQTTFAGDLHCPTGFEIVPQGVLVAQAPDLMLLKDTDGDDVADVRVRVLSGLDSADTHHTSNSFRTGPGGDVYFQEGTFHHSQIETPFGPPVRLANAGVFRYEPRSQKIDVYVTYPFANPHGHVFDRWGQDFVTDGTGNVNYFAAAFSGHLDFPEKHRSMKPYFQQRTRPCGGTEILSSKHFPDDWQGDLLVANVIGFQGIHRYRYQDEGSGFTAVEQEPLVFSSDPNFRPVDIETGPDGAVYFVDWQNPIIGHMQHNLRDPSRDVVHGRVYRVTHEGRPLSPPAAIAGRPVAELLDLLKSSEDRVRYRTKFELCARDADEVLPALAAWVEALDPADPDREHHVLEALWVHQTYDVVNPDLLNRCLASPDPRARAAAVRVLCCWRDRTPEALDVLRKLARDEHPRVRLEVVRAASFFTDPDALDVALTTAESATDYYLDYARGETLRALEPHVRKALGEGRTIEFRSDAAARYFLDRAAPEDLLQMKRSRPVLREILFRPGLREEDRRQALADLAALVGETPAKVLVEDLAARDAEGAGGLDEAVAMELARMLGDRDRAELAAVRPQAEALASSGKAPIVRRIGYAAMIAADGSADPAWALAVRSIASLRDFLAATPLIRDSLVRSDLHARIEPLLRGLPDGLSAEAGKGAVGRFVRIALPRRGTLTLAEVEVFSDGRNVARQGKASQKTTANGGDAARAIDGNASPTYGGGGQTHSQEGTDDPWWEVDLGAEVPIEAIVVYNRNEGTLGSRLQGYELTVLDGSRNVVDERKGLPAPETQARFDYDGDGPAGLVRRAAMDALTTLRGHEAETFKALSGFIREGVDRRAAILAIQKLPPASWPDDELKPLADSLLAEVAKIPVADRRTPAALDALQLGDRIAARLPVDQAKVVRKALGDLGVRAIRVGTVLEQMRYDVDRIVVQAGKPVEFVFENVDVMPHNFVITQAGALEEVGQLAEATGLQPDAMKRQYVPPSDKILLASKLLQPRDVERISFTAPTTPGVLPYVCTYPGHWRRMYGALYVVEDLDEYLASPEGYLAAHPLPIADELLKSTRPRTEWTFEDLQPSIAQLDAGAGRSFQNGRQLFQLASCATCHQLGGVGAAFGPDLAALDPKQGPADLLKNILDPSANINEKYAGYAIGLESGQVLTGLIVEETPETIKLVENPLASVVPREIAKADVADRAKSSVSIMPKGLLDKLTREEIVDLVAYIAAAGDPNHPLFRHDHAAHGPDHGHDKGHGQAHAAGSGH; this is translated from the coding sequence ATGGAATCGACCCGTCACTTCAGGGAGCGAAGGCGGCCGGGGGCCTGGGGGCTCGCGCTCGCGATGGCCGCGGGCTGGGCCCTGTCGGCTTCGGCTTCGGCCGTGTTCGCCGCGGACGGAAGGGACGGACGGCTCCCCGACCCCAACCTCGACCTCCCCAAGGGGTCGCACATCAGCGTGATCGGCAACACCCTGGCCGACCGCATGCAGCACACCGGCTGGCTCGAAGCCATCATCCACGGCCGGTTCCCGGCGCACCACCTGACGATCCGCAACCTCGCCTTCTCGGGCGACGAGTTGACCACCCGGCTCCGCTCGGCCGCGTTCGGCACCCCCGACGAATGGCTCACGAAGAACCAGACCGACGTCGTCTGCGCGTTCTTCGGCTACAACGAGTCGTACGGCAACCTCGCCCAGTTCCGCACCGACCTTGACGCCTTCATCAAGCATACGCGGGAGCAGAAGTACAACGGCCGGACGGCCCCCAAGCTGGTGCTCTTCTCGCCGATCGCCTTCGAGGACCGGCACGACCCGTCGCTGCCCGACGGCAAGGACGTGAACCTCCGCCTGGAGCGGCTGACGGCCGTCATGCGAGACCTGGCCGAGGCCCGCGACGTCCGGTTCATCGACCTGTTCCAGCCCAGTCGGAAGCTCTACGAGGACGCCAAGACGCCGCTGACCATCAACGGCCTCCACCTCACCTCCGAGGGGGACCGCCTCGTCGCCGAGGTCGTCGAGCGCGCCCTCTTCGGAAGCAACAAGAAGCAGGACGCCGAGCGGTTCGCGAAGCTCCGCCAGGCCGTCCTGGACAAGAGCGACATCTGGTTCAACCGCTACCGGACCGTCGACGGCTACTCCATCTACGGCGGCCGGGCCGACCTCGCCTTCGTCGAGAACCAGACGAACCGCGTGGTCGCCCAGCGCGAGATGGAAGTCCTCGACGTGATGACCGCCAATCGCGACGAGCGGATCTGGGCGATCGCCGAGGGGGGGGACAAGCAGGTCGACGACTCCAACACCCCGCCGTTCATCCCGGTGGTCACCAACAAGCCGGGCGAGGGCCCCAACGGCGAGCACCTGTTCCTGAGCGGCGAGGAGGCCATCACCAAGATGACCCCCGGCAAGGACCTGAAGGTCAACCTGTTCGCCTCCGAGGAGACGTTCCCGGACCTCGCCAACCCGATGCAGATGACGTTCGACGCCAGGGGGCGGCTCTGGGTCGCCTGCTGGGTCACGTACCCCCACTGGAAGCCGAAGTCGCCCCGGAACGACAAGATCCTGATCCTGGAAGACACCGACGGCGACGGCAAGGCCGACAAGCAGACCACCTTCGCCGGCGACCTCCACTGCCCGACCGGCTTCGAGATCGTCCCCCAGGGGGTCCTCGTCGCCCAGGCGCCCGACCTCATGCTGTTGAAGGACACTGACGGCGACGACGTGGCCGACGTCCGCGTCCGCGTGCTCAGCGGCCTGGACTCGGCCGACACCCACCACACCTCGAACAGCTTCCGCACCGGACCCGGCGGCGACGTCTACTTCCAGGAGGGGACCTTCCACCACTCCCAGATCGAGACCCCGTTCGGCCCGCCGGTCCGCCTGGCGAACGCCGGCGTCTTCCGCTATGAGCCCCGCTCGCAGAAGATCGACGTCTACGTCACCTACCCGTTCGCCAACCCCCACGGCCACGTCTTCGACCGCTGGGGCCAGGACTTCGTCACCGACGGCACCGGCAACGTCAACTACTTCGCCGCCGCCTTCTCCGGCCACCTGGACTTCCCCGAGAAGCACCGGTCGATGAAGCCCTACTTCCAGCAGCGCACCCGGCCCTGCGGCGGCACCGAGATCCTCTCCAGCAAGCACTTCCCCGACGACTGGCAGGGGGACCTGCTGGTCGCCAACGTGATCGGCTTCCAGGGGATCCACCGCTACCGCTACCAGGACGAGGGCTCCGGGTTCACGGCCGTCGAGCAGGAGCCGCTGGTCTTCTCCAGCGACCCCAACTTCCGCCCGGTCGACATCGAGACCGGCCCCGACGGCGCGGTCTACTTCGTGGACTGGCAGAACCCGATCATCGGCCACATGCAGCACAACCTTCGCGACCCCAGCCGCGACGTCGTCCACGGCCGGGTCTACCGCGTGACCCACGAAGGTCGCCCGCTCTCGCCCCCCGCCGCCATCGCCGGCCGTCCGGTCGCCGAGCTGCTCGACCTGCTCAAGTCGTCCGAGGACCGCGTCCGCTACCGCACCAAGTTCGAGCTTTGCGCCCGAGACGCCGACGAGGTCCTCCCCGCGCTGGCCGCCTGGGTCGAGGCGCTCGACCCGGCCGACCCCGACCGCGAGCACCACGTCCTGGAGGCCCTCTGGGTCCACCAGACGTATGACGTCGTGAACCCGGACCTCCTGAACCGCTGCCTGGCGTCCCCCGACCCCCGCGCCCGCGCCGCGGCGGTCCGCGTCCTCTGCTGCTGGCGCGACCGGACGCCCGAGGCGCTCGACGTGCTCCGCAAGCTGGCCCGCGACGAGCACCCCCGGGTCCGCCTGGAAGTCGTCCGCGCCGCCAGCTTCTTCACCGACCCCGACGCCCTCGACGTGGCCCTGACCACCGCCGAGAGCGCGACCGACTACTACCTCGACTACGCCCGCGGCGAGACCCTCCGGGCGCTGGAGCCCCACGTCCGCAAGGCCCTCGGCGAAGGCCGGACGATCGAGTTCCGCAGCGACGCCGCCGCCCGCTACTTCCTCGACCGCGCGGCGCCGGAAGACCTCCTCCAGATGAAGCGGTCCCGGCCCGTCCTCCGCGAGATCCTCTTCCGTCCGGGGCTCCGCGAGGAAGACCGCCGTCAGGCCCTGGCCGACCTCGCCGCGCTCGTCGGCGAGACCCCGGCGAAGGTGCTGGTGGAAGACCTCGCCGCCAGGGACGCCGAAGGCGCCGGCGGCCTCGACGAGGCCGTGGCGATGGAGCTGGCCCGGATGCTCGGCGACCGCGACCGGGCCGAGCTGGCGGCCGTCCGCCCCCAGGCCGAGGCCCTCGCCTCCTCGGGCAAGGCCCCGATCGTCCGCCGGATCGGCTACGCGGCGATGATCGCGGCCGACGGCTCGGCCGACCCCGCCTGGGCCCTGGCCGTCCGCTCGATCGCCTCGCTCCGCGACTTCCTGGCCGCCACCCCCCTGATCCGCGACTCGCTCGTCCGGTCGGACCTCCACGCCCGGATCGAGCCGCTGCTCCGCGGCCTGCCGGACGGGCTCTCCGCCGAGGCGGGCAAGGGTGCCGTCGGCCGCTTCGTCCGCATCGCCCTGCCCCGCCGGGGGACGTTGACCCTGGCCGAAGTCGAGGTCTTCAGCGACGGCCGCAACGTCGCCCGCCAGGGCAAGGCTTCGCAGAAGACCACCGCCAATGGCGGCGACGCCGCCAGGGCCATCGACGGCAACGCCTCCCCCACATACGGCGGCGGCGGCCAGACCCACAGCCAGGAGGGGACCGACGACCCCTGGTGGGAAGTCGACCTCGGCGCCGAGGTCCCCATCGAGGCGATCGTCGTCTACAACCGCAACGAAGGGACGCTCGGCTCCCGGCTCCAGGGCTATGAGCTGACCGTCCTCGACGGCTCCCGCAACGTCGTCGACGAGCGCAAAGGCCTCCCCGCGCCCGAGACCCAGGCCCGCTTCGACTACGACGGCGACGGCCCGGCGGGCCTCGTCCGGCGCGCCGCGATGGACGCCCTGACCACCCTGCGCGGCCATGAGGCCGAGACCTTCAAGGCCCTCTCCGGGTTCATCCGCGAAGGGGTCGACCGCCGCGCCGCGATCCTGGCGATCCAGAAGCTGCCGCCGGCCTCATGGCCCGACGACGAGCTGAAGCCGCTGGCCGACTCCCTGCTCGCCGAGGTGGCCAAGATCCCCGTGGCCGACCGCCGCACCCCCGCCGCGCTCGACGCCTTGCAGCTCGGCGACCGGATCGCGGCGAGGCTCCCGGTCGACCAGGCCAAGGTCGTCCGCAAGGCCCTCGGCGACCTGGGCGTCCGCGCCATCCGCGTCGGCACCGTGCTCGAACAGATGCGGTACGACGTCGACCGGATCGTCGTCCAGGCCGGCAAGCCTGTCGAGTTCGTCTTCGAGAACGTCGACGTCATGCCCCACAACTTCGTCATCACCCAGGCCGGGGCCCTGGAGGAAGTCGGCCAGCTCGCCGAGGCCACGGGCCTCCAGCCCGACGCCATGAAGCGGCAGTACGTCCCCCCTTCGGACAAGATCCTGCTGGCCAGCAAGCTGCTCCAGCCCCGCGACGTGGAGCGGATCAGCTTCACCGCGCCGACGACCCCGGGCGTCCTCCCCTACGTCTGCACCTACCCCGGCCACTGGCGCCGGATGTACGGGGCGCTCTACGTGGTGGAAGACCTGGACGAGTACCTGGCCTCGCCCGAAGGCTACCTGGCCGCCCACCCGCTGCCGATCGCCGACGAGCTGTTGAAGTCGACCCGGCCGCGGACCGAATGGACGTTCGAGGACCTGCAACCCTCGATCGCCCAGCTCGACGCGGGCGCCGGCCGGTCGTTCCAGAACGGCCGCCAGCTCTTCCAGCTCGCCTCCTGCGCCACCTGCCACCAGCTCGGCGGCGTCGGCGCCGCGTTCGGCCCGGACCTCGCCGCGCTCGACCCCAAGCAAGGCCCGGCCGACCTGCTCAAGAACATCCTCGACCCCTCGGCGAACATCAATGAGAAGTACGCCGGGTACGCGATCGGCCTCGAATCCGGCCAGGTGCTCACCGGCCTGATCGTCGAGGAAACCCCCGAGACGATCAAGCTCGTCGAGAACCCCCTGGCCAGCGTCGTGCCTCGCGAGATCGCCAAGGCCGACGTCGCCGACCGCGCCAAATCCAGCGTCTCGATCATGCCCAAGGGCCTGCTCGACAAGCTGACCCGCGAGGAGATCGTCGATCTCGTCGCCTACATCGCCGCCGCCGGCGACCCCAACCACCCCCTCTTCCGCCACGACCACGCCGCCCACGGCCCAGACCACGGCCACGACAAGGGCCACGGCCAGGCCCATGCCGCCGGCTCCGGTCACTGA
- a CDS encoding glutathionylspermidine synthase family protein: MLRIATPPRADWKAAVESKGLLFHSLDDRPYWDETGYYLFEAGEIDQIEAATYRLNEMCLAAVERVIADGRLGEFDVPSPFHRFVAESWERDEHTIYGRFDLAFDGCGPPKLLEYNADTPTSLLEAAVIQWFWMKDLLAAQDDSKSAGFDQFNSIHERLIEAWRRFRRERGARVAFAVQDDAIEDVMTVAYLRDTAMQAGLKTQTLAVAEIGWHAGRGTFTDLAERPIEALFKLYPWEWMLREEFGRHLPSAATRWLEPPWKMVLSNKAILPILYEMFPESPYLLRASFEPMAGDHVVKPFYSREGANVSIRRDGRIVAETDGDYADGPCIYQEYRPLWSDGDRQAVLGSWIVDGHACGLGVREDDGAITGNTSRFLPHLFRTDRYARPPILNPKPKPRPEDHPLWDADFDR; the protein is encoded by the coding sequence ATGCTCCGCATAGCCACGCCCCCTCGCGCCGACTGGAAAGCGGCGGTGGAATCCAAGGGGCTGCTCTTCCATTCGCTCGACGACCGGCCGTACTGGGACGAGACCGGCTACTATCTGTTCGAGGCCGGCGAGATCGACCAGATCGAGGCCGCCACGTACCGCCTGAACGAGATGTGCCTGGCCGCCGTCGAACGTGTGATCGCTGACGGCCGGCTCGGCGAGTTCGACGTCCCGTCTCCTTTCCACCGCTTCGTGGCGGAGAGCTGGGAACGCGACGAGCACACGATCTACGGGCGGTTCGACCTGGCCTTCGACGGCTGCGGGCCGCCGAAGCTGCTGGAGTACAACGCCGACACGCCGACTTCGCTGCTCGAGGCCGCCGTCATCCAGTGGTTCTGGATGAAGGACCTCCTGGCGGCTCAGGACGACTCGAAGTCGGCGGGTTTCGACCAGTTCAACAGCATCCACGAGCGCCTGATCGAGGCCTGGCGGCGCTTCCGACGCGAACGAGGCGCCCGGGTCGCGTTCGCGGTCCAGGACGATGCGATCGAGGACGTGATGACGGTCGCCTACCTCCGCGACACGGCCATGCAGGCGGGGCTCAAGACCCAGACGCTGGCGGTCGCGGAGATCGGCTGGCATGCGGGGCGCGGCACCTTCACGGACCTGGCCGAACGCCCCATCGAGGCCCTCTTCAAGCTCTACCCCTGGGAGTGGATGCTCCGCGAGGAGTTCGGACGCCACCTCCCGTCCGCGGCCACGCGCTGGCTGGAGCCCCCCTGGAAGATGGTCCTGAGCAACAAGGCGATCCTGCCGATCCTCTACGAGATGTTCCCGGAGAGCCCCTACCTCCTGCGGGCGTCGTTCGAACCGATGGCGGGCGACCACGTCGTCAAGCCGTTCTACTCGCGCGAGGGGGCGAACGTCTCGATCCGGCGCGACGGCCGCATCGTCGCCGAGACCGACGGCGACTACGCGGACGGCCCGTGCATCTACCAGGAGTACCGACCCCTCTGGAGCGACGGCGACCGCCAGGCCGTCCTGGGGAGCTGGATCGTCGACGGCCACGCCTGCGGCCTGGGCGTTCGCGAGGACGACGGGGCGATCACCGGGAATACGAGCCGCTTCCTCCCCCACTTGTTCCGCACCGACCGCTACGCCAGGCCGCCGATCCTGAACCCCAAACCCAAGCCAAGGCCGGAGGATCACCCGCTCTGGGATGCGGACTTCGATCGCTGA
- a CDS encoding carboxylesterase/lipase family protein has product MRREGMRILAAVVVAGVAGGVAVADRVETRKGAVEGTVRENGVRAFLAIPFAEPPVGELRWKGPRPAPRWEGVREAKAFAPGPIQNALVAAMTGAPLNFSEDCLYLNVWTPAGTADERLPVMVWIYGGAFAMGSTNVPLYDGAKLAEKGVVVVSIAYRVGPLGFLAHPELSREGGGVSGNYGLRDQVAGLEWVRDEIEAFGGDPDRVTIFGESAGAISVSMLAASPRAKGLFHRAISQSGGSFAPAKLADEGGLNVRPLKLAEAEGERFLDDLGVADLAAARALPAADLLKLPRWWWPNFDGDVLPGDQYELYRAGRFHDTPILIGANSDEGAMFVRPGPSTSPERFAELVRAGYGEHAEKVLAAYPHATPDEAFKATKDLFRDSVFGWNTWAWARLQAEKGANPAFVYYFDRRSPSSPDGSSHAAEIPFVFRNLDALGGLFGPAPKPEDVAASDLISACWVNFAKTGDPNGEGLPPWPPFAPDDPKVLHLDAAPSARPVPNLPQLQALDAYYAWRRERANGKP; this is encoded by the coding sequence ATGCGACGCGAAGGGATGCGGATCTTGGCGGCGGTGGTCGTGGCGGGGGTGGCCGGGGGCGTGGCGGTCGCCGATCGGGTGGAGACGAGGAAGGGGGCGGTCGAGGGGACGGTGCGGGAGAACGGGGTGCGCGCCTTCCTGGCGATCCCGTTCGCCGAGCCCCCCGTGGGCGAGCTGCGCTGGAAGGGCCCGCGACCGGCGCCGAGGTGGGAGGGGGTCCGGGAGGCGAAGGCGTTCGCCCCGGGGCCGATCCAGAACGCCCTGGTCGCGGCGATGACCGGCGCCCCGTTGAACTTCAGCGAGGACTGCCTGTACCTCAACGTCTGGACGCCCGCCGGGACCGCCGACGAGCGGCTGCCGGTGATGGTCTGGATCTACGGCGGGGCCTTCGCGATGGGCTCGACCAACGTCCCGCTCTATGACGGCGCGAAGCTCGCCGAGAAGGGGGTCGTGGTGGTCTCGATCGCCTACCGAGTCGGCCCGCTCGGCTTCCTGGCGCACCCCGAGCTGAGCCGTGAGGGGGGCGGGGTCTCGGGCAATTACGGGCTCCGCGACCAGGTCGCCGGGCTGGAGTGGGTCCGCGACGAGATCGAGGCGTTCGGCGGCGACCCGGACCGGGTGACGATCTTCGGCGAGTCGGCCGGCGCGATCTCGGTGAGCATGCTGGCGGCCTCGCCCAGGGCGAAGGGGTTGTTCCACCGGGCGATCTCCCAGAGCGGCGGCTCGTTCGCCCCGGCCAAGCTCGCCGACGAGGGGGGGCTGAACGTCCGGCCCCTGAAGCTCGCCGAGGCCGAGGGCGAGCGGTTCCTCGACGACCTGGGCGTCGCCGACCTCGCCGCCGCCCGCGCCCTGCCGGCGGCCGACCTCCTGAAGCTCCCGCGCTGGTGGTGGCCGAACTTCGACGGCGACGTCCTCCCCGGCGACCAGTACGAGCTGTACCGGGCGGGCCGGTTCCACGATACGCCGATCCTGATCGGCGCGAACTCCGACGAGGGGGCGATGTTCGTCCGCCCCGGCCCGTCGACGAGCCCTGAGAGGTTCGCCGAGCTCGTCCGCGCCGGTTATGGGGAACACGCCGAGAAGGTCCTCGCCGCCTACCCTCACGCGACCCCCGACGAGGCGTTCAAGGCGACCAAGGACCTGTTCCGCGACTCGGTCTTCGGCTGGAACACCTGGGCCTGGGCCCGGCTCCAGGCCGAGAAGGGGGCGAATCCGGCGTTCGTCTACTACTTCGACCGCCGCTCGCCCAGCTCCCCCGACGGCTCCTCGCACGCGGCCGAGATCCCCTTCGTCTTCCGCAACCTCGACGCCCTCGGCGGCCTCTTCGGCCCCGCCCCCAAACCCGAGGACGTCGCCGCGTCCGACCTCATCAGCGCCTGCTGGGTCAACTTCGCGAAGACCGGCGACCCCAACGGCGAAGGCCTCCCCCCCTGGCCCCCCTTCGCCCCCGACGACCCGAAGGTCCTCCACCTCGACGCCGCCCCCTCCGCCCGGCCCGTCCCCAACCTCCCGCAATTGCAGGCCCTCGACGCCTACTACGCCTGGCGGCGCGAGCGGGCGAACGGGAAGCCCTGA
- a CDS encoding PepSY-associated TM helix domain-containing protein translates to MDHEFRDVADQAVEEATEFVDQASDEGAVSASVVAEAPQARPALAMAHAAAVRAAVREEEDPTPKGRAWGRDALMVVRRSHLYAGLLLYPWVLLYGVTAFLFNHPTAFPDQTIIRFGREPMKGTTLETLPTPADLAAKVVAAINDRAEGKPAYTLIKPEFARFERGGLAATVQADGGKSYTVSLDRDGGLIRPAPTTGAGAGGAGGPGGEGGPTGEQGGMRRGRGEAAPAEGGMRRGRGEAAPEGERGMRRGRGEGAPDGVGATENEAGERRGPAGGPRAPFAAASGVTIDGPSLDAIRRELPAVLTRAGLADPNVSEVRAAPLSFQMEGEGRPWLVTYNLQTGAVSGRAVDDPASQAELSTRRFLLRLHMIHGYPSEFGQRWIWSFLVDVMAFLMVFWAISGIVMWWQIKRLRRVGAAALVLSTSAAVWIGIGMHGYFVNGGR, encoded by the coding sequence ATGGATCACGAGTTCCGTGACGTTGCGGACCAGGCCGTCGAGGAAGCGACGGAGTTCGTCGACCAGGCGTCCGACGAGGGTGCGGTTTCGGCCTCGGTCGTCGCGGAGGCTCCCCAGGCCAGGCCGGCGCTGGCGATGGCGCACGCGGCGGCGGTGAGGGCGGCCGTCAGGGAGGAGGAAGACCCGACGCCCAAGGGACGGGCCTGGGGCCGGGACGCGCTGATGGTGGTCCGCCGCTCGCACCTGTACGCGGGCCTGCTGCTGTATCCGTGGGTGCTGCTCTACGGCGTCACCGCCTTCCTGTTCAACCACCCGACGGCCTTCCCGGACCAGACCATCATCCGGTTCGGTCGCGAGCCGATGAAGGGGACGACGCTGGAGACCCTGCCGACGCCCGCCGACCTGGCGGCGAAGGTGGTCGCGGCGATCAACGACCGCGCCGAAGGAAAACCCGCCTATACGTTGATCAAACCCGAGTTCGCCCGGTTCGAACGCGGCGGCCTCGCCGCGACCGTCCAGGCCGACGGCGGCAAGTCCTACACGGTGTCGCTGGACCGCGACGGCGGCCTGATCCGTCCCGCCCCCACGACCGGAGCCGGGGCCGGCGGGGCCGGGGGTCCCGGAGGCGAGGGCGGGCCGACGGGCGAACAGGGAGGCATGCGCCGGGGACGCGGCGAAGCCGCCCCCGCCGAAGGCGGCATGCGACGGGGACGCGGCGAAGCCGCGCCCGAAGGCGAGAGAGGGATGCGACGGGGACGCGGCGAGGGCGCGCCCGATGGCGTAGGCGCGACCGAGAACGAGGCCGGCGAGCGTCGCGGCCCGGCCGGCGGGCCCCGCGCGCCGTTCGCGGCGGCCTCCGGCGTGACGATCGACGGGCCTTCGCTCGACGCGATCCGCCGGGAGCTTCCGGCCGTCCTGACCCGCGCGGGGCTGGCCGATCCGAACGTGTCCGAGGTCCGCGCCGCGCCGCTCTCGTTCCAGATGGAGGGCGAGGGCCGCCCGTGGCTGGTGACCTACAACCTGCAAACCGGCGCGGTCTCGGGCCGGGCGGTCGACGATCCGGCTTCCCAGGCCGAGCTGTCCACGCGACGCTTCCTCCTCCGCCTGCACATGATCCACGGCTACCCGTCCGAATTCGGCCAGCGCTGGATCTGGTCGTTCCTCGTCGACGTGATGGCCTTCCTCATGGTCTTCTGGGCGATCTCCGGGATCGTCATGTGGTGGCAGATCAAGCGCCTCCGACGCGTCGGCGCCGCCGCCCTGGTCCTGAGCACCTCCGCCGCCGTCTGGATCGGCATAGGCATGCACGGCTACTTCGTCAACGGCGGCCGCTGA